In Fibrobacter sp. UWB10, a single window of DNA contains:
- a CDS encoding tetratricopeptide repeat protein, producing MNIRISAIALACLVGLSFSADPRMEQGARFEAKGDFEMALGEYRAVLAENPRDAAAYFAAAQVRMKMKDYSGALANYRLAYKFEPTMSAAYEGAAKVYEALGQKAKADAERAKDPKNNPIVEETVQEVAAPAEAPAAAPAKAEPAPEPVKVAEPKPEPKPVEVAKPVEKPAEVAKSEPANVADASSNDPFEKGKALYAEGKYKEAAPMWREVLRKQPGHAGAYFYAGLTRFQLGELDKAEFNLKKGLEYKEEGNDANYILSLIAQKNKKPEQELKFLAAYMKKAAPSAKYRAAAEARIAEIKAEKEAKNQPAAVAAPATETVAKAEVKAAEPAPVKTVEEAPVAQPKVADIADAPSGAPTLANANLLYSAGSIESAVKMYKALLETEQQPEERYFTMLQLGNAYRELRDFHSAVVRYREVVQQFPDSDWAAEAERALEDAVWLEKHASELPRRTR from the coding sequence ATGAATATCCGTATTTCTGCGATTGCATTGGCATGTTTGGTGGGTCTATCGTTCAGTGCTGACCCGCGAATGGAACAAGGTGCCCGTTTCGAGGCGAAAGGCGATTTTGAAATGGCGCTCGGTGAATACCGCGCTGTTCTGGCCGAAAATCCGAGAGATGCTGCTGCCTATTTTGCTGCTGCGCAAGTTCGCATGAAAATGAAGGATTACAGTGGGGCGCTTGCTAACTACCGCCTTGCTTATAAGTTTGAACCGACGATGAGCGCCGCCTACGAAGGTGCCGCCAAGGTTTATGAAGCTCTTGGTCAAAAGGCGAAGGCTGATGCCGAACGCGCCAAGGACCCGAAGAACAATCCGATTGTAGAAGAAACAGTTCAAGAAGTGGCGGCCCCTGCTGAAGCTCCCGCTGCAGCACCTGCTAAGGCTGAACCTGCTCCGGAACCTGTCAAGGTTGCCGAACCCAAGCCGGAACCGAAACCGGTTGAAGTGGCAAAGCCTGTTGAAAAGCCGGCAGAAGTGGCTAAGTCGGAACCTGCTAATGTGGCCGACGCCTCTTCGAATGACCCGTTTGAAAAGGGCAAGGCTCTTTATGCCGAAGGCAAGTATAAAGAAGCTGCTCCCATGTGGCGCGAAGTTTTGCGCAAGCAACCAGGACACGCTGGTGCGTATTTCTATGCTGGCCTTACCCGTTTCCAGCTCGGCGAATTGGACAAGGCTGAATTCAACTTGAAGAAGGGCCTTGAATACAAGGAAGAAGGCAACGATGCTAACTACATTCTTTCCTTGATTGCCCAGAAGAACAAGAAACCTGAACAGGAACTCAAGTTCTTGGCCGCCTACATGAAGAAGGCTGCTCCCAGCGCCAAGTATCGTGCTGCTGCCGAAGCTCGTATTGCTGAAATTAAGGCTGAAAAAGAAGCGAAGAATCAGCCTGCTGCTGTAGCAGCTCCGGCTACCGAAACGGTGGCAAAGGCAGAAGTGAAGGCTGCTGAACCCGCTCCGGTAAAGACGGTGGAAGAAGCTCCGGTTGCACAACCGAAGGTGGCCGACATTGCTGATGCTCCGTCTGGGGCTCCGACTCTTGCCAATGCAAACTTGCTCTACAGCGCTGGTAGCATTGAGTCTGCTGTCAAGATGTACAAGGCTTTGCTTGAAACCGAACAGCAACCCGAAGAACGCTACTTTACCATGTTGCAGTTGGGCAATGCTTACCGCGAACTTCGTGACTTCCACAGTGCAGTGGTGCGTTACCGCGAAGTGGTGCAGCAGTTCCCGGATTCTGACTGGGCTGCCGAAGCCGAACGCGCACTCGAAGATGCCGTGTGGCTCGAAAAGCACGCCTCCGAGTTACCGCGTCGTACGCGGTAA
- a CDS encoding phosphatase PAP2 family protein: MRIFKRSLIVAGLCLIGLVQAEERPEYKIDLATDVPLTLSSIGIISFGTVLYYRMETPDNLKDQDVLLPWDKPLAGRYSENADKASDIGSILAVAPLVVGGIAWHDGSSSGAEFATFSLMFLEAIGIGNGLNLTLRSLEIWPRPHMYAESGEGKEKAENAKAEANGSFFSGHATAAFTVATFTDQWFRTTYPNSPYKGIMRASAYSLATLESVLRIAAGKHYVTDMVVGALVGTGVSLGILEMHRVRNEKFSVWVGPNVAGVTLRF; encoded by the coding sequence ATGCGAATTTTCAAAAGGTCATTGATTGTAGCGGGTTTATGCTTGATTGGCTTGGTACAGGCCGAAGAGCGCCCAGAATACAAGATAGACCTTGCAACCGACGTGCCGCTTACCCTGTCATCCATAGGCATAATCAGCTTTGGCACCGTTCTTTATTACCGCATGGAAACGCCCGACAACCTAAAGGACCAAGACGTTCTTTTGCCCTGGGACAAGCCCCTAGCCGGCCGTTACAGCGAAAATGCAGACAAGGCAAGCGATATCGGGAGCATTTTGGCAGTCGCCCCCCTTGTGGTCGGGGGTATCGCCTGGCACGACGGGAGCTCCAGCGGAGCCGAATTTGCGACATTTTCCTTAATGTTTTTGGAGGCCATTGGCATCGGAAACGGACTCAACCTAACCCTGCGCTCGCTCGAAATTTGGCCACGCCCCCACATGTACGCCGAAAGTGGCGAAGGCAAGGAAAAAGCCGAAAATGCCAAAGCCGAAGCCAACGGTTCGTTCTTTTCGGGGCATGCCACCGCCGCCTTTACAGTCGCCACCTTCACCGACCAATGGTTCAGGACAACCTACCCGAACTCCCCATACAAAGGAATTATGCGAGCATCCGCTTACTCGCTTGCCACCCTCGAAAGCGTACTCCGCATCGCCGCAGGTAAACATTACGTTACAGATATGGTCGTCGGAGCCCTTGTCGGCACGGGTGTAAGCCTCGGAATTCTGGAAATGCACCGCGTTCGTAACGAAAAATTTTCAGTGTGGGTAGGCCCAAATGTTGCCGGCGTCACACTCCGCTTTTGA
- a CDS encoding RsmE family RNA methyltransferase: protein MKTPDSRFYCPLITVGTITLDENESTHAVRVCRACVGDVLQLSDGVGHFADAVIEVADAKACVVRVDNVIEAERPRPKVSLGIACLKDDALEEVVFHAAQTEIDKIIFLRTDFSQEPKNSDLKKTVRRAELKSLVSLKQSKKAWMTAIEGPVEFDKWLESYKGDLILCDIDGERQLNLNASESDTPVTLLVGPEGGFSPREIDAIKTFQNGKVHLLNLGNTRLRARTAAIIALGKIL from the coding sequence ATGAAAACTCCTGACAGTCGCTTTTATTGCCCGCTGATTACGGTCGGCACGATTACCCTTGACGAAAACGAGAGTACGCACGCGGTGCGCGTGTGCAGGGCGTGCGTAGGCGATGTATTACAGCTGTCCGATGGCGTGGGGCACTTCGCTGACGCAGTCATCGAGGTGGCCGACGCAAAAGCCTGCGTGGTTCGGGTGGACAACGTGATTGAGGCAGAACGCCCGCGGCCCAAGGTGTCGCTCGGAATTGCATGCCTCAAGGACGACGCCTTAGAAGAAGTCGTATTCCATGCGGCGCAGACCGAAATCGACAAAATCATCTTTTTGCGCACGGACTTTTCGCAGGAACCCAAGAATTCCGACTTGAAAAAGACCGTACGCCGCGCAGAGCTCAAGAGCCTCGTGAGTCTGAAGCAATCCAAGAAAGCCTGGATGACCGCAATCGAAGGCCCCGTTGAATTCGACAAGTGGCTCGAATCCTACAAGGGCGACTTAATTCTCTGCGACATCGATGGCGAACGCCAGCTGAATTTAAACGCCAGCGAAAGCGATACGCCTGTCACTCTGCTTGTCGGGCCTGAAGGCGGATTCTCGCCGCGCGAAATAGATGCAATAAAGACCTTCCAGAACGGGAAGGTCCACTTGCTGAATTTGGGCAATACGCGCTTGCGTGCACGCACTGCCGCGATTATTGCGCTCGGAAAGATTCTCTAG
- a CDS encoding fibrobacter succinogenes major paralogous domain-containing protein: MKRIFIAACLMSLLLCGCDDDDSFVARPDSGNDTEQSSSSKKNVSSSSSSNKGTSTSSTSLKDGSDTRYPDDRDLDIPAIVKGCKTEKEDNCEYGILEDERDGQVYKTVKIGGREWMAENLKYAYSWTYCYDLDTLNCEKYGRLYSWSAASQACPDGWRLPTHDEWEDLFETVGGRDVAGYMLKSSEGWEEGLWFGGNGIDAFGFNMLPAGFCMSFGCDEDHREYSGLGNDTDFWTLNDQGQGNSHEAIRCYPYKLDASCYWLDVDYHFSVRCIKK, from the coding sequence ATGAAGAGAATCTTTATCGCCGCCTGCTTGATGTCGCTTCTGTTGTGCGGCTGTGATGATGACGATTCGTTTGTCGCAAGGCCTGATTCCGGCAATGACACCGAACAGAGTTCTTCTTCTAAAAAGAATGTTTCGTCTAGTTCTTCGTCGAACAAGGGAACTTCGACAAGTTCCACTTCTCTAAAGGACGGATCTGATACCCGTTATCCCGATGACAGGGACCTGGACATACCCGCCATTGTGAAAGGGTGCAAGACGGAAAAAGAAGACAACTGCGAATACGGAATCCTTGAGGACGAACGCGACGGCCAGGTCTACAAGACCGTCAAGATTGGCGGTCGGGAATGGATGGCGGAGAATCTGAAGTATGCCTATTCCTGGACCTACTGTTATGATTTGGATACGCTGAACTGTGAAAAGTACGGACGTCTGTATTCATGGAGCGCGGCGTCTCAAGCGTGCCCCGATGGTTGGCGCTTGCCGACCCACGATGAATGGGAAGACCTGTTCGAAACAGTTGGCGGAAGGGATGTTGCCGGCTATATGCTCAAGTCGTCGGAAGGCTGGGAAGAAGGGCTGTGGTTTGGCGGAAACGGAATAGATGCTTTCGGCTTTAACATGCTTCCGGCGGGTTTCTGCATGAGCTTTGGTTGTGATGAAGACCACCGCGAGTACAGTGGATTGGGCAACGATACGGATTTCTGGACCTTGAACGATCAGGGCCAGGGAAATAGCCATGAGGCTATCCGCTGTTATCCGTACAAATTAGATGCGAGTTGCTATTGGCTCGATGTGGATTACCACTTCTCGGTCCGCTGCATCAAGAAATAG
- a CDS encoding metalloregulator ArsR/SmtB family transcription factor, with the protein MADSLNTREPIVPSMDLFGAISDEMRLKILLLLDQAEFTVNEIKDILDIHQSNASRHLAKLSACNLLKDRRDGIKAYYRLSEELYLSTRMLSMIRDAYEELPDKDILKCRAAQVLEDRTDKTKGQIHKLDQAGGSLKAQISLFGRLMYPFENAVDVGCGEGGDLTLMLCNRCKRVTALDCDPKIISGLQKILKQKNIQNVTPKVADMVSTGLPDNFADLVLMSQVLHHAKDPRLALKEAVRILKRGGTLALLDLAQHKEESFRTTHGHIWLGFDRSQLEFFVKEFNCEVVSSEIIPSENEVDKKLPVICMILTKS; encoded by the coding sequence GTGGCAGATTCTTTAAATACTCGCGAACCGATTGTACCCAGCATGGACCTTTTCGGAGCCATTTCCGACGAAATGCGCCTCAAAATCTTGTTGCTTCTGGACCAGGCGGAATTCACCGTCAACGAAATCAAGGATATTCTGGATATCCACCAGAGTAACGCGAGTCGCCACCTGGCAAAGCTTTCTGCCTGCAATTTGCTCAAGGACCGCCGCGACGGTATCAAGGCCTACTACCGCTTGAGCGAAGAACTGTACCTGAGCACCCGCATGCTTTCGATGATTCGCGATGCCTACGAAGAACTCCCGGACAAGGACATTCTCAAGTGTCGTGCTGCCCAGGTGCTCGAAGACCGCACCGACAAGACCAAGGGCCAAATCCACAAGCTCGACCAGGCGGGTGGTAGCCTTAAGGCGCAAATCAGTCTGTTCGGCCGCCTCATGTACCCGTTCGAAAATGCGGTCGATGTGGGCTGTGGCGAAGGCGGCGACCTCACGCTCATGCTCTGCAACCGCTGCAAGCGCGTGACTGCCCTTGACTGCGACCCGAAAATCATTAGTGGGCTCCAGAAGATTTTAAAGCAAAAAAATATCCAGAACGTGACGCCCAAGGTGGCTGACATGGTCAGCACGGGCCTGCCCGACAACTTTGCCGACCTCGTGCTCATGAGCCAGGTGCTTCACCACGCCAAGGACCCGCGCCTTGCCCTCAAGGAGGCTGTCCGTATCCTCAAGCGCGGCGGTACGCTTGCCCTGCTCGACTTGGCTCAGCACAAGGAAGAATCCTTCCGCACCACGCACGGTCACATTTGGCTTGGTTTTGACCGCAGTCAGCTCGAATTCTTTGTCAAGGAATTCAACTGCGAAGTCGTTTCTAGCGAAATCATCCCCAGCGAAAACGAAGTCGACAAGAAACTGCCCGTCATCTGCATGATTCTCACGAAATCGTAG
- a CDS encoding HAD hydrolase-like protein — protein MPKRTPIKAVVFDLDGTLYLSGRPYPKAVKTVCRVAKQVPVYYLSNNTSKSPVFYENRLKVMGLPLADDAIISALYLSLDAIHEEGIKNVFFFANPEVTEWFAAQDPTLNLRPDVADTELVLIAYHNSFDYRELCELSFRVQRKIPFWVTHTDFVCPDANGPVPDIGSFMALLKTAYGVEPERSFGKPNPAMLSGLLKKYKPEEILFVGDRLYTDFELAKRSGCRFVLPLCGETKQQDLDKLTVKPEFVVDMVSDIDFESFFKGEI, from the coding sequence ATGCCGAAGCGCACACCTATAAAAGCTGTTGTATTTGACCTCGACGGAACCTTGTACCTGAGTGGCCGCCCCTATCCGAAGGCGGTTAAGACGGTTTGCCGTGTGGCTAAACAAGTGCCTGTCTACTATTTGAGCAATAATACCAGCAAGTCGCCGGTCTTCTACGAAAACCGCCTCAAGGTCATGGGCCTTCCGCTGGCCGACGATGCCATTATCTCGGCTTTGTACCTTTCGCTTGATGCAATTCACGAAGAAGGCATCAAGAATGTGTTCTTCTTTGCAAACCCCGAAGTCACGGAATGGTTTGCCGCGCAAGACCCGACGCTAAACCTGCGCCCGGATGTTGCCGACACGGAACTCGTGCTGATTGCTTACCATAACAGCTTTGACTACCGCGAACTTTGCGAACTATCGTTCCGCGTACAGCGCAAGATTCCGTTCTGGGTCACGCATACCGACTTTGTTTGCCCCGATGCAAACGGCCCCGTGCCCGATATCGGAAGCTTCATGGCGCTCCTCAAGACCGCTTACGGCGTAGAACCTGAACGCAGTTTCGGCAAGCCGAATCCGGCCATGCTCTCGGGCCTTCTCAAAAAGTACAAGCCCGAAGAGATTCTGTTCGTGGGCGACCGACTGTATACAGACTTTGAACTCGCCAAGCGTAGCGGCTGCCGGTTCGTGCTCCCGCTTTGTGGCGAAACTAAACAGCAAGATTTGGACAAGCTGACCGTGAAACCCGAATTTGTGGTCGATATGGTCAGCGATATCGACTTTGAATCCTTTTTCAAAGGCGAAATTTGA
- a CDS encoding FISUMP domain-containing protein: MFGINFNRLVTATAIMALCCATSFAAGPKKMGMHKMTKVSAKKTNLVHKSKAAKIEQPEQNLSEEELFALALQSKNISKDGNTLTDARDGKTYKIEIKGDKAWMKNNLAFSLSTPKQCLLEEEGNCKKFGRFYSHKEATKACPNGWHLPDDGEWRDYQKDQSKLDWNNLGKGGCKDWDGYCESSSTGHYWSASKVKKNTARSWEFRSVAHSINRTDESLSKGLYVRCVADLR; the protein is encoded by the coding sequence ATGTTTGGTATCAACTTCAATCGTCTGGTCACTGCAACCGCTATTATGGCACTTTGCTGCGCAACAAGCTTTGCCGCAGGTCCCAAGAAGATGGGTATGCACAAGATGACGAAGGTCTCTGCCAAGAAGACGAACCTGGTTCACAAGAGCAAGGCCGCTAAGATTGAACAACCCGAACAGAACTTGAGCGAAGAAGAACTCTTTGCGCTCGCGCTCCAGAGCAAGAACATCTCTAAAGATGGCAACACGCTCACCGACGCTCGCGACGGCAAGACTTACAAGATTGAAATCAAGGGCGACAAGGCATGGATGAAGAACAACCTCGCCTTTAGCCTTTCGACCCCCAAGCAGTGCCTGCTCGAAGAAGAAGGCAACTGCAAAAAGTTCGGACGATTCTACAGCCATAAAGAAGCCACCAAGGCATGTCCCAATGGTTGGCACCTGCCCGATGACGGCGAATGGCGCGATTATCAGAAGGACCAGTCTAAGCTCGACTGGAACAACCTGGGTAAGGGCGGCTGCAAGGACTGGGACGGATACTGCGAAAGCAGCAGCACCGGTCACTACTGGTCTGCCTCCAAGGTCAAAAAGAACACCGCACGTTCCTGGGAATTCCGCAGTGTGGCCCACAGCATCAACCGCACCGACGAAAGCCTTTCCAAGGGACTCTACGTGCGCTGTGTAGCTGACCTCCGCTAA
- a CDS encoding family 16 glycosylhydrolase — protein sequence MKKRFIISSIVALSASFAFADPPSNFSGWEKVFEDDFDGASLDKKKWNPTYNWGPTHNHRAYCAEENVIVSDGTLKLKGEKKVHPNANGKKAKFNNKEIPVDYTSGAIDTKGHFEVKYGYIEGRFKAPSQKGTWPAFWTLQDGWPPEIDILEIPASRKQHHYYLHYTDPSWYSSHGSAWDHEASFGGHKDDDVDRSAGFHNYGVEWDEGTLSFYFDDKRFASYNRPTEIKQLAAQYIIVNLAIGGWAGDDIDITTDKPAYFEADWVRVWQAKPAKPDTVRIMSMNFGTCMVRTAEDKLELGDCKGDNAVVTITPLSSTTYRINFGDLSIDTPNESTDAGITMGLYKWNAGGHQKVVMEKQSGYEGSVVRMKMQHSNMYLRATTDGERVVQSWADDWEWNQVWRLLGKDDEIPTKDTNKTALGNFASAYGTSVHYAGNHLFVELGSNFVGGANVRILDLQGREVMRKYAGHSVALDVKSLAPGMYHVVVQNKNRTDIRRFSK from the coding sequence ATGAAAAAACGTTTTATAATCTCGAGTATTGTGGCTCTGTCGGCGTCTTTCGCGTTCGCCGATCCTCCGTCTAATTTTAGCGGTTGGGAAAAGGTTTTCGAAGATGATTTCGACGGCGCCAGCCTCGACAAGAAAAAGTGGAACCCCACGTACAACTGGGGCCCGACGCATAACCACCGCGCCTATTGTGCCGAAGAGAATGTGATTGTCTCTGACGGTACACTCAAACTTAAAGGCGAAAAGAAAGTTCACCCGAATGCCAACGGAAAAAAGGCGAAGTTCAACAACAAAGAAATTCCTGTAGACTACACGAGCGGTGCCATCGATACCAAGGGGCATTTCGAAGTCAAGTACGGCTACATCGAAGGCCGCTTCAAGGCGCCTTCGCAAAAGGGAACGTGGCCTGCCTTCTGGACTCTGCAAGACGGTTGGCCTCCTGAAATCGACATTTTGGAAATTCCGGCATCGCGCAAACAGCACCATTACTATTTGCATTACACTGACCCGAGCTGGTACAGCAGTCATGGTTCAGCGTGGGATCACGAAGCATCCTTCGGTGGTCATAAAGATGACGACGTGGATCGTTCTGCAGGATTCCACAACTACGGTGTGGAATGGGACGAAGGCACTCTCAGCTTTTACTTTGACGACAAACGCTTCGCAAGTTACAACCGCCCGACCGAAATCAAGCAGCTCGCAGCACAGTACATTATCGTGAATCTGGCTATTGGTGGCTGGGCAGGCGATGACATTGATATTACAACTGACAAACCCGCGTATTTTGAAGCGGACTGGGTGCGCGTGTGGCAAGCCAAACCCGCAAAGCCCGATACCGTGCGCATTATGTCGATGAATTTCGGCACGTGCATGGTCAGAACTGCTGAAGATAAGCTTGAACTTGGCGACTGCAAGGGCGACAATGCAGTTGTCACAATCACGCCGCTTTCTTCAACAACTTACCGCATCAACTTTGGCGACTTGTCCATTGACACTCCGAACGAATCGACTGATGCCGGCATTACGATGGGACTGTATAAGTGGAATGCGGGCGGACACCAGAAGGTCGTGATGGAAAAACAGTCCGGCTATGAAGGCTCCGTGGTGCGCATGAAAATGCAGCACAGCAACATGTACCTGCGTGCGACCACAGATGGTGAACGCGTGGTGCAGAGTTGGGCCGATGACTGGGAATGGAATCAGGTGTGGCGCTTGCTCGGCAAGGATGATGAAATTCCGACAAAGGATACGAATAAAACAGCGCTCGGCAATTTTGCAAGTGCATACGGAACTTCGGTCCATTATGCAGGCAATCATTTGTTTGTGGAACTCGGAAGCAATTTTGTGGGTGGTGCCAATGTGCGAATCCTTGATTTACAAGGTCGCGAAGTCATGCGCAAATATGCGGGCCATTCGGTGGCTCTCGATGTAAAATCACTTGCTCCGGGAATGTACCACGTGGTGGTGCAAAACAAAAACCGCACGGATATCCGGCGGTTCAGTAAATAA